In a genomic window of Streptomyces sp. SJL17-4:
- a CDS encoding ArsA family ATPase: protein MELDPLIDDLGTRIIVCCGAGGVGKTTTAAALGVRAAERGRRVVVLTIDPARRLAQSMGIDSLDNTPRKVEGIKGSDGGELHAMMLDMKRTFDEIVEAHAEPDRARAILENPFYQSLSAGFAGTQEYMAMEKLGQLRARDEWDLIVVDTPPSRSALDFLDAPKRLGSFLDGKFIKLLMAPAKVGGRAGMKFLNVGMSMMTGTLGKLLGGQFLKDVQTFVAAMDTMFGGFRTRADATYKLLQAPGTAFLVVATPERDALREAAYFVERLAAEEMPLAGLVLNRVHGSAAARLSAERARAAAENLDEGRIVDQGAGKTDRSGSPATEPEPSDLATAATATPPVPQAAPTADPAQESAGDDAAEHAEHVSHAAHVVRAAHANDTDHTDVRHLTAGLLRLHAERMRVLAREQRTRDRFTALHPEVAVTEVAALPGDVHDLAGLRAIGDRLTAGR, encoded by the coding sequence CTGGAGCTCGATCCGCTGATCGACGACCTCGGCACCCGCATCATCGTCTGCTGCGGCGCGGGCGGGGTCGGCAAGACGACCACGGCGGCGGCGCTCGGCGTGCGGGCGGCGGAGCGCGGCCGGCGGGTCGTCGTCCTCACCATCGACCCGGCCCGCCGCCTCGCCCAGTCGATGGGCATCGACTCCCTCGACAACACCCCGCGCAAGGTCGAAGGGATCAAGGGCTCCGACGGCGGCGAACTGCACGCGATGATGCTGGACATGAAGCGGACCTTCGACGAGATCGTCGAGGCGCACGCGGAGCCCGACCGGGCGCGGGCGATCCTGGAGAACCCCTTCTACCAGTCTCTTTCGGCCGGATTCGCCGGTACGCAGGAATACATGGCGATGGAGAAGCTGGGCCAGCTCCGGGCGCGCGACGAGTGGGACCTGATCGTCGTGGACACCCCTCCGTCCCGCTCCGCGCTGGACTTCCTGGACGCGCCGAAGCGGCTCGGGTCGTTCCTCGACGGGAAGTTCATCAAGCTGCTCATGGCGCCGGCGAAGGTCGGCGGCCGGGCGGGGATGAAGTTCCTGAACGTCGGCATGTCGATGATGACGGGGACCCTCGGCAAGCTGCTGGGGGGTCAGTTCCTCAAGGACGTGCAGACGTTCGTCGCGGCGATGGACACGATGTTCGGCGGTTTCCGGACCCGCGCCGACGCCACGTACAAGCTGCTCCAGGCCCCGGGCACGGCCTTCCTCGTGGTGGCCACGCCGGAGCGGGACGCGCTGCGGGAGGCCGCGTACTTCGTGGAGCGGCTGGCCGCCGAGGAGATGCCGCTGGCGGGTCTCGTCCTCAACCGCGTGCACGGCAGCGCCGCCGCCCGGCTTTCGGCCGAGCGGGCGCGGGCCGCGGCGGAAAATCTTGACGAGGGGCGCATTGTGGATCAGGGGGCCGGGAAGACTGACCGGAGTGGCTCCCCGGCCACCGAGCCCGAGCCGTCCGACCTCGCCACCGCCGCCACCGCCACACCTCCCGTACCCCAGGCTGCCCCCACAGCCGACCCGGCACAGGAATCAGCAGGAGACGACGCCGCAGAGCACGCGGAGCACGTATCGCACGCAGCGCATGTAGTGCGCGCAGCGCACGCAAACGACACCGACCACACGGACGTACGCCATCTCACCGCGGGACTTCTGCGCCTGCATGCCGAGCGCATGCGGGTGCTCGCGCGTGAGCAGCGCACGCGTGACCGCTTCACCGCGCTTCACCCCGAGGTGGCGGTGACCGAAGTGGCGGCCCTGCCCGGCGATGTGCACGACCTCGCCGGGCTGCGGGCCATCGGCGACCGGCTCACGGCCGGGCGCTGA
- a CDS encoding GatB/YqeY domain-containing protein → MTTLKAKLQADLNAAIRERDELRSSTLRLTITAITKEEVAGKTKRELSDDEVLKVIAKEAKKRREAADAFAQGGRLESAEREKAEGILLDAYLPKQLGDEELDGIVAAAVAEAKAAGAEGPRAMGAVMKIVNPKVAGQADGGRVAASVKKFLAG, encoded by the coding sequence ATGACCACGCTGAAGGCGAAGCTCCAGGCCGACCTCAACGCCGCGATCCGGGAGCGCGACGAACTGCGCTCCTCGACCCTCCGGCTGACCATCACCGCGATCACCAAGGAGGAGGTCGCGGGCAAGACCAAGCGCGAACTCTCCGACGACGAGGTGCTGAAGGTGATCGCCAAGGAGGCGAAGAAGCGCCGCGAGGCCGCGGACGCCTTCGCCCAGGGCGGTCGCCTCGAGTCGGCCGAGCGGGAGAAGGCGGAGGGGATCCTCCTCGACGCGTACCTGCCGAAGCAGCTCGGCGACGAGGAGCTCGACGGGATCGTCGCGGCGGCCGTCGCCGAGGCGAAGGCGGCGGGCGCCGAGGGCCCGCGTGCCATGGGCGCCGTCATGAAGATCGTGAACCCGAAGGTGGCAGGCCAGGCCGACGGCGGCCGCGTCGCCGCCTCCGTGAAGAAGTTCCTCGCGGGCTGA
- a CDS encoding transglycosylase domain-containing protein, which produces MAKKRSGGGLTGTQQAAKFLGVSVLAGAVLAGIALPAAGALGLAAKGTVEGFDEIPSNLKTPPLSQRTKILDSEGGLIATVYSRDRTVVPIEKISPYMQKAIVAIEDGRFYEHGAIDLKGVLRAINRNAQSGGVAQGASTLTQQYVKNVFVEEAGDDPEKVAQATQQTIGRKVRELKFAIQVEEELGKKKILENYLNITFFGQQAYGIEAASQRYFSKHAADLSLGEAAMMAGLVQSPSRYDPINDLQEATKRRNVVLQRMADVKDISQAEADRAKAAPLKLKVKTPKNGCITAVDGAGFFCDYVRKTILSDPVFGKTAEERQKLWNLGGLTVRTTLSPKAQAAANEAAVAKVNKDDGVATAVVQVQPGTGKILSMGQSRPYGLDQKQHQTTLNLAVGSKMGGTTYGFPVGSTFKPITAAAALEKGLSPAQSFDTPWKITMQESDFTRCDGKPAGYADWPVQNELKSEKGAYDMTSALGKSINTYFAKLEQMAGLCETLTMAKKVGYERELGKAIRQSPSATLGSLESTPLDMASVYATFANRGQYCTPIVLESVRAANGDKLNVPDTKCTRAMSERTADTINQMLKGVVEDGTGTKAGLSDRDNAGKTGTTEGRKDAWFVGYTPNLSTAVWVGDDVGERREMFDLTIGGEYYEKVCGGCLPGPIWKIAMTGALDASETPSFAPISVPRAEKPKAPEGDEGPNKPRKPGDAKPGDTKPPTATIPPITLPDGIIGGNGNGNGRGGNR; this is translated from the coding sequence ATGGCAAAGAAGCGCTCCGGCGGTGGTCTGACCGGGACCCAGCAGGCCGCCAAGTTCCTCGGTGTCAGTGTGCTCGCGGGAGCCGTGCTGGCGGGTATCGCCCTGCCCGCGGCCGGCGCGCTGGGTCTGGCGGCGAAGGGGACGGTCGAGGGGTTCGACGAGATCCCCTCCAACTTGAAGACCCCACCGCTGAGTCAGCGCACCAAGATCCTCGACTCCGAGGGCGGTCTGATCGCCACGGTGTACTCGCGGGACCGGACGGTCGTCCCGATCGAGAAGATCTCCCCGTACATGCAGAAGGCGATCGTCGCGATCGAGGACGGCCGCTTCTACGAGCACGGGGCGATCGACCTCAAGGGTGTGCTGCGCGCCATCAACCGCAACGCGCAGTCGGGCGGGGTCGCGCAGGGCGCGTCCACCCTCACCCAGCAGTACGTGAAGAACGTCTTCGTCGAGGAGGCCGGTGACGATCCCGAGAAGGTCGCGCAGGCCACCCAGCAGACCATCGGCCGCAAGGTCCGCGAGCTGAAGTTCGCGATCCAGGTCGAGGAGGAGCTGGGCAAGAAGAAGATCCTGGAGAACTACCTCAACATCACGTTCTTCGGGCAGCAGGCGTACGGCATCGAGGCCGCCTCCCAGCGGTACTTCTCCAAGCACGCCGCCGACCTGAGCCTCGGCGAGGCGGCGATGATGGCCGGTCTCGTGCAGTCGCCCAGCCGCTACGACCCGATCAACGATCTCCAGGAAGCCACGAAGCGCCGCAACGTGGTCCTCCAGCGGATGGCCGACGTGAAGGACATCAGCCAGGCCGAGGCCGACAGGGCGAAGGCCGCCCCGCTCAAGCTGAAGGTCAAGACCCCGAAGAACGGCTGCATCACCGCCGTCGACGGCGCCGGCTTCTTCTGCGACTACGTCCGCAAGACGATCCTCAGCGACCCGGTCTTCGGCAAGACGGCCGAGGAACGCCAGAAGCTGTGGAACCTGGGCGGTCTCACCGTCAGGACCACGCTCTCCCCGAAGGCTCAGGCAGCGGCCAACGAGGCCGCCGTGGCCAAGGTCAACAAGGACGACGGGGTCGCGACCGCCGTCGTCCAGGTCCAGCCCGGCACCGGCAAGATCCTGTCGATGGGCCAGTCCCGCCCGTACGGCCTGGACCAGAAGCAGCACCAGACGACGCTCAACCTCGCCGTCGGCAGCAAGATGGGCGGCACCACGTACGGCTTCCCGGTCGGCTCGACCTTCAAGCCGATCACGGCCGCCGCCGCCCTGGAGAAGGGGCTGAGCCCGGCGCAGAGCTTCGACACGCCGTGGAAGATCACCATGCAGGAGAGCGACTTCACGCGCTGCGACGGCAAGCCGGCCGGCTACGCCGACTGGCCCGTCCAGAACGAGCTCAAGTCGGAGAAGGGGGCGTACGACATGACGAGCGCCCTCGGCAAGTCCATCAACACCTACTTCGCCAAGCTGGAGCAGATGGCCGGCCTCTGCGAGACGCTGACGATGGCGAAGAAGGTCGGCTACGAGCGCGAGCTGGGCAAGGCCATCCGGCAGAGCCCGTCCGCCACCCTCGGCAGCCTGGAGAGCACGCCGCTCGACATGGCCTCCGTCTACGCGACCTTCGCCAACCGCGGCCAGTACTGCACCCCGATCGTCCTCGAGTCCGTCAGGGCCGCCAACGGCGACAAGCTCAACGTCCCGGACACCAAGTGCACCCGCGCGATGAGCGAGCGCACCGCCGACACCATCAACCAGATGCTGAAGGGCGTCGTCGAGGACGGTACGGGTACGAAGGCCGGTCTCAGCGACCGCGACAACGCGGGCAAGACCGGTACCACCGAGGGCCGCAAGGACGCCTGGTTCGTCGGCTACACCCCGAACCTCTCCACCGCGGTCTGGGTCGGCGACGACGTCGGCGAGCGGCGCGAGATGTTCGACCTCACCATCGGCGGCGAGTACTACGAGAAGGTCTGCGGTGGCTGCCTCCCCGGCCCCATCTGGAAGATCGCGATGACCGGCGCCCTCGACGCCTCCGAGACGCCGAGCTTCGCCCCCATCTCCGTACCCCGGGCCGAGAAGCCCAAGGCGCCGGAGGGGGACGAGGGCCCGAACAAGCCCCGTAAGCCGGGCGACGCCAAGCCGGGCGACACCAAGCCCCCGACCGCCACGATCCCGCCGATCACGCTCCCGGACGGCATCATCGGCGGCAACGGCAACGGCAACGGCCGGGGCGGAAACCGCTGA
- a CDS encoding WhiB family transcriptional regulator gives MGWVADWSAQAACRTTDPDELFVQGAAQNRAKAVCTGCPVRTECLADALDNRVEFGVWGGMTERERRALLRRRPTVTSWRRLLETARTEYERGAGLLPVAIEDDATYEAYAAVG, from the coding sequence ATGGGCTGGGTAGCTGACTGGAGTGCGCAGGCGGCCTGCCGCACTACCGATCCGGATGAACTTTTCGTACAGGGAGCGGCACAGAACAGGGCAAAGGCGGTGTGCACCGGATGCCCGGTGCGGACCGAGTGCCTCGCCGACGCCCTCGACAACCGTGTGGAGTTCGGCGTGTGGGGCGGGATGACGGAGCGCGAGCGCCGTGCCCTGCTGCGCCGCAGGCCGACCGTCACCTCGTGGCGCCGGCTCCTCGAGACCGCGCGCACGGAGTACGAGCGTGGAGCGGGCCTGCTGCCCGTGGCGATCGAGGACGACGCGACGTACGAGGCGTACGCCGCGGTCGGCTAG